The following proteins are co-located in the Fretibacterium sp. OH1220_COT-178 genome:
- a CDS encoding flagellar hook capping FlgD N-terminal domain-containing protein, whose amino-acid sequence MPVDNVNANPVAPALGGEELKNASRAVMKELDKEAFLKLLIAQLSNQDPLNPMEDREFIAQMAQFSSLEQMTNMSRTLERMADSEKFSAVSYVGKTVAFTKGTDADGKPQQVAAVVLAVWFDPQKGTILETDKGDVPLKNVEGVGPELKPKKS is encoded by the coding sequence ATGCCCGTCGATAACGTGAATGCCAATCCCGTCGCACCCGCACTCGGTGGAGAAGAGCTGAAAAACGCCTCCCGTGCGGTTATGAAGGAGTTGGACAAGGAGGCATTTTTGAAGCTCCTGATCGCTCAGCTCTCGAACCAGGACCCGCTGAACCCGATGGAGGATCGCGAGTTCATCGCCCAGATGGCGCAGTTCAGCTCGCTGGAGCAGATGACGAACATGTCCAGGACCCTCGAGCGGATGGCGGATTCCGAAAAGTTCTCCGCAGTGAGTTACGTCGGGAAGACGGTTGCCTTTACCAAGGGAACGGATGCGGACGGCAAACCACAGCAGGTGGCCGCCGTGGTTTTGGCCGTTTGGTTCGACCCCCAGAAGGGCACGATTTTGGAGACCGACAAGGGGGACGTTCCGTTGAAGAACGTGGAGGGCGTCGGGCCGGAGCTCAAACCGAAAAAGAGTTGA